The Novipirellula caenicola region ATGACTCGACGAACAAGGCGTGCCGGCCCTTCGGATTCGACGCAAATCTGATCCATGATGGGTATGGTCAATCCGCATTTTGCAACGTTTACGTGAACGAAAAAGGAAAACGTGCATTGATTGACGGACTGAATCACTACCCCCAGGGATCGATGATCGTCAAGTCGAAACTAAGGTCTAAGAGCGATAGAGACCCGGAGCTTTACACGGTAATGCGAAAGATGGGATCGACATTCGACGCACAAAATCGAAATTGGGAGTACTCTGTGATCGATGGGCGCACACGTCGTATTCTTGCGCGTGGACGGATTGACTCGTGTATCTCCTGCCACGCTCGATACGCTGAGACTGACTACATTACTCGCGTCTATATGAAGCAAGACGACGGGGAACCATCCGTTGG contains the following coding sequences:
- a CDS encoding cytochrome P460 family protein, which translates into the protein MDDSTNKACRPFGFDANLIHDGYGQSAFCNVYVNEKGKRALIDGLNHYPQGSMIVKSKLRSKSDRDPELYTVMRKMGSTFDAQNRNWEYSVIDGRTRRILARGRIDSCISCHARYAETDYITRVYMKQDDGEPSVGPKPGLRNQMQ